Proteins encoded together in one Triticum urartu cultivar G1812 unplaced genomic scaffold, Tu2.1 TuUngrouped_contig_4320, whole genome shotgun sequence window:
- the LOC125527656 gene encoding uncharacterized protein LOC125527656 isoform X1 — protein sequence MKLVVHGDPRCTDRRYQRSRGKCKCVCVKNYCFNSRSVVRSFKRYVAYSNVCGDFIVGWKTSSIRRQHELTKVMIYLLSAHIWFVTGLLCFKILWHQKGDFVDDVRYPHVVYVEKPKARDVDFSDEMIYQAKTTSEMEEVTLKSLNRIPWQRVDVSFKRSRQWIFAHSTIQVQLSLPSLALSFTHLSARRSPDLLSSADSRILTFAAIHWFQW from the exons ATGAAGTTGGTGGTTCATGGAGACCCAAGGTGCACTGACAGAAGATATCAGAGGAGCAGAGGAAAATGCAAGTGTGTATGTGTGAAAAATTATTGCTTTAACTCAAG ATCAGTTGTTCGTTCTTTCAAGCGCTATGTTGCTTACTCAAATGTTTGTGGCGATT TCATTGTTGGCTGGAAGACATCTTCAATACGCCGTCAACACGAGCTTACCAAGGTAATGATCTATTTATTATCAGCCCATATCTGGTTTGTAACAGGGTTATTATGTTTCAAAATCCTCTGGCATCAGAAAGGAGATTTTGTGGATGATGTAAGATATCCACATGTTGTATATGTGGAAAAACCAAAGGCTCGGGATGTTGATTTTTCGGATGAAATGATTTATCAGGCAAAAACTACAAGTGAAATGGAAG AAGTAACGCTCAAAAGCCTGAATAGAATTCCTTGGCAAAGGGTAGATGTTAGCTTCAAGAGAAGTAGACAATGGATTTTTGCCCATAGCACCATTCAG GTCCAGTTGTCGTTGCCTTCACTTGCTTTGTCGTTTACCCATCTGTCAGCTCGCCGATCCCCTGACTTGCTGTCAAG TGCAGATTCTAGGATATTAACATTTGCAGCCATACATTGGTTTCAATGGTGA
- the LOC125527656 gene encoding uncharacterized protein LOC125527656 isoform X3 — translation MKLVVHGDPRCTDRRYQRSRGKCKCVCVKNYCFNSRSVVRSFKRYVAYSNVCGDFIVGWKTSSIRRQHELTKVMIYLLSAHIWFVTGLLCFKILWHQKGDFVDDVRYPHVVYVEKPKARDVDFSDEMIYQAKTTSEMEEVTLKSLNRIPWQRVDVSFKRSRQWIFAHSTIQVQLSLPSLALSFTHLSARRSPDLLSRP, via the exons ATGAAGTTGGTGGTTCATGGAGACCCAAGGTGCACTGACAGAAGATATCAGAGGAGCAGAGGAAAATGCAAGTGTGTATGTGTGAAAAATTATTGCTTTAACTCAAG ATCAGTTGTTCGTTCTTTCAAGCGCTATGTTGCTTACTCAAATGTTTGTGGCGATT TCATTGTTGGCTGGAAGACATCTTCAATACGCCGTCAACACGAGCTTACCAAGGTAATGATCTATTTATTATCAGCCCATATCTGGTTTGTAACAGGGTTATTATGTTTCAAAATCCTCTGGCATCAGAAAGGAGATTTTGTGGATGATGTAAGATATCCACATGTTGTATATGTGGAAAAACCAAAGGCTCGGGATGTTGATTTTTCGGATGAAATGATTTATCAGGCAAAAACTACAAGTGAAATGGAAG AAGTAACGCTCAAAAGCCTGAATAGAATTCCTTGGCAAAGGGTAGATGTTAGCTTCAAGAGAAGTAGACAATGGATTTTTGCCCATAGCACCATTCAG GTCCAGTTGTCGTTGCCTTCACTTGCTTTGTCGTTTACCCATCTGTCAGCTCGCCGATCCCCTGACTTGCTGTCAAG GCCATAA
- the LOC125527656 gene encoding uncharacterized protein LOC125527656 isoform X4, producing the protein MKLVVHGDPRCTDRRYQRSRGKCKCVCVKNYCFNSRSVVRSFKRYVAYSNVCGDFIVGWKTSSIRRQHELTKVMIYLLSAHIWFVTGLLCFKILWHQKGDFVDDVRYPHVVYVEKPKARDVDFSDEMIYQAKTTSEMEEVTLKSLNRIPWQRVDVSFKRSRQWIFAHSTIQVQLSLPSLALSFTHLSARRSPDLLSR; encoded by the exons ATGAAGTTGGTGGTTCATGGAGACCCAAGGTGCACTGACAGAAGATATCAGAGGAGCAGAGGAAAATGCAAGTGTGTATGTGTGAAAAATTATTGCTTTAACTCAAG ATCAGTTGTTCGTTCTTTCAAGCGCTATGTTGCTTACTCAAATGTTTGTGGCGATT TCATTGTTGGCTGGAAGACATCTTCAATACGCCGTCAACACGAGCTTACCAAGGTAATGATCTATTTATTATCAGCCCATATCTGGTTTGTAACAGGGTTATTATGTTTCAAAATCCTCTGGCATCAGAAAGGAGATTTTGTGGATGATGTAAGATATCCACATGTTGTATATGTGGAAAAACCAAAGGCTCGGGATGTTGATTTTTCGGATGAAATGATTTATCAGGCAAAAACTACAAGTGAAATGGAAG AAGTAACGCTCAAAAGCCTGAATAGAATTCCTTGGCAAAGGGTAGATGTTAGCTTCAAGAGAAGTAGACAATGGATTTTTGCCCATAGCACCATTCAG GTCCAGTTGTCGTTGCCTTCACTTGCTTTGTCGTTTACCCATCTGTCAGCTCGCCGATCCCCTGACTTGCTGTCAAG GTGA
- the LOC125527656 gene encoding uncharacterized protein LOC125527656 isoform X5 has translation MKLVVHGDPRCTDRRYQRSRGKCKCVCVKNYCFNSRSVVRSFKRYVAYSNVCGDFIVGWKTSSIRRQHELTKKGDFVDDVRYPHVVYVEKPKARDVDFSDEMIYQAKTTSEMEEVTLKSLNRIPWQRVDVSFKRSRQWIFAHSTIQVQLSLPSLALSFTHLSARRSPDLLSSADSRILTFAAIHWFQW, from the exons ATGAAGTTGGTGGTTCATGGAGACCCAAGGTGCACTGACAGAAGATATCAGAGGAGCAGAGGAAAATGCAAGTGTGTATGTGTGAAAAATTATTGCTTTAACTCAAG ATCAGTTGTTCGTTCTTTCAAGCGCTATGTTGCTTACTCAAATGTTTGTGGCGATT TCATTGTTGGCTGGAAGACATCTTCAATACGCCGTCAACACGAGCTTACCAAG AAAGGAGATTTTGTGGATGATGTAAGATATCCACATGTTGTATATGTGGAAAAACCAAAGGCTCGGGATGTTGATTTTTCGGATGAAATGATTTATCAGGCAAAAACTACAAGTGAAATGGAAG AAGTAACGCTCAAAAGCCTGAATAGAATTCCTTGGCAAAGGGTAGATGTTAGCTTCAAGAGAAGTAGACAATGGATTTTTGCCCATAGCACCATTCAG GTCCAGTTGTCGTTGCCTTCACTTGCTTTGTCGTTTACCCATCTGTCAGCTCGCCGATCCCCTGACTTGCTGTCAAG TGCAGATTCTAGGATATTAACATTTGCAGCCATACATTGGTTTCAATGGTGA
- the LOC125527656 gene encoding uncharacterized protein LOC125527656 isoform X2 produces the protein MKLVVHGDPRCTDRRYQRSRGKCKCVCVKNYCFNSRSVVRSFKRYVAYSNVCGDFIVGWKTSSIRRQHELTKVMIYLLSAHIWFVTGLLCFKILWHQKGDFVDDVRYPHVVYVEKPKARDVDFSDEMIYQAKTTSEMEEVTLKSLNRIPWQRVDVSFKRSRQWIFAHSTIQVQLSLPSLALSFTHLSARRSPDLLSRF, from the exons ATGAAGTTGGTGGTTCATGGAGACCCAAGGTGCACTGACAGAAGATATCAGAGGAGCAGAGGAAAATGCAAGTGTGTATGTGTGAAAAATTATTGCTTTAACTCAAG ATCAGTTGTTCGTTCTTTCAAGCGCTATGTTGCTTACTCAAATGTTTGTGGCGATT TCATTGTTGGCTGGAAGACATCTTCAATACGCCGTCAACACGAGCTTACCAAGGTAATGATCTATTTATTATCAGCCCATATCTGGTTTGTAACAGGGTTATTATGTTTCAAAATCCTCTGGCATCAGAAAGGAGATTTTGTGGATGATGTAAGATATCCACATGTTGTATATGTGGAAAAACCAAAGGCTCGGGATGTTGATTTTTCGGATGAAATGATTTATCAGGCAAAAACTACAAGTGAAATGGAAG AAGTAACGCTCAAAAGCCTGAATAGAATTCCTTGGCAAAGGGTAGATGTTAGCTTCAAGAGAAGTAGACAATGGATTTTTGCCCATAGCACCATTCAG GTCCAGTTGTCGTTGCCTTCACTTGCTTTGTCGTTTACCCATCTGTCAGCTCGCCGATCCCCTGACTTGCTGTCAAG ATTCTAG